The Metarhizium brunneum chromosome 3, complete sequence DNA window GCGTTGCATGAGCCCCAATAGGTAGACGAGGACATCAGATGTCATCATTGCACCATGTATAACCCGCCGGGCGGCTTCATGGCCTAGAGGTGAGAGAGACGGTTCTGAATGCTTTATTTGTTCGAGGGCCGTAGGGATCACAGACAATTGGCGGTtcgtttttcttttctgtcAGAAAAGTTGAGTCAGCTTTGGCATCAATGAAGAAAAAGGGGCTTGTCGCCAGACAACGAGCTCTGGGCCTCAACAGAATTTGATGAGCGAATATATTCGAACATGAGACCTACCTGCCTGGTGTTTCAGGCGAGAATTTTGGAATATCCATTGTTACTACGAAGAGTCCACCACCGCGTCTGGTAATAGTGTCAAGTGTCAAGAACCTACGCCTGCGCCACGGCAAGATGGGCCTAGCACATGATCCTTCTGCGCGAACAAATACGTTGGGCACATCCTGTGTCAATATCAGGGGCAAAGCAGGGATCAATTGACCTCATTGCCGCGCTTGGTCCAGCAATATCCATCAAGGTAATAGTATTGGGGTGGCTTACCGCTTCTTCAAGTGTTGATACGGTGGCCCTTTTGGTGAATTAACCGGTTATAACGGCGTAGGCGTGCTTGCGAAGATCCGAAGTGCCGTATTAACCAAAGAGAAGACGACAAACCTCACCATCTGCCTGAATTCCCACGACATCTCCGACCCCCGGATTGCTCAGTCGCCACCAAGGCTCTACTCGGCGTTATCCCGGAAGTCTAAATTAGCAAGGAGATTCTTCGTGTTGGGATTCGGATGGCAGTGTCTTCTGGAGTACTCAACAGATGATTGGCATTCCTCCAGTTCGCCACTAGCACAACGTTTTCAAGTGATTTATGGATCATTGGTTTAGTAGGTCATATCGCCATTGGCCCTCTGATGTGTTTCAGGCTGTAGCTCACGGATGATCCCTGTTTTTCAACGATGAAAAGTTGACATGCCGAATTATTGCCCCGGCGCCGTCAACCAGGCTGGCTCGGGTTGACCCACGCCATGGTGCTTTTCCGCCGGCTGGAATCAGCGCCAAGTTTGGATGAATCAAGACAGCTAGGAATCCAAAGTATGCAGAAGGGTGTGTAGATGTATGCTCACAGGCCCGAACGTAGCCACCCTGTGTCACACTGGACGCTCACATGAGCCTACTGCATAGGGTAGTAGCATGTCTATGTGGTTGAATCTTATAACTATTAGTTTTTTCGGTGCATTTATGGCTAGAATGACTGCAATGCTTTCCATATACGTGGCTGTCTACCTCACATGCGGCAACGGAACTTGGATGAGATTGCCACacagaggaaaagaaatcgCCTCGTTAGTGAAGCGGCGTAAAATATAATCTCAAACACACCCTCGGGGGTAGGCCATCTCCTGCACAGCCATGCGCTTTTATTCTTTTGTTGGGAACATGGGCACCAGTGGGTTTGTTAAACAGTCGGGTCTCCTGGGTGGGCCGTTTTGTGGCCTCGTgattcttcttcatctgcatATTGGTGCCCTTCGTCGAGATGCTGATTCATGGATGGGTCGGTAGTATCGTCAATGATGAATGCTACATCGCTACTGTCGGAGAACGGATGTGTAAACACTGCAGATGTCGTCTCggtacatgcatgtgtagCTGCAATGCTCTACTACGTGTcacttttattttttagagGCGCTCAATATTGTCACGACATTTGCTTGTGCACCTCTGTCTTCATTGCATACCTGCATGCAACCCAATATTCGTCATCTGCGCTAACCTGTCGCATCCGGGGCTCATCCCAGCTTTCTATTGCCGTTCCAGAGATTTACCGGCGACATCCACATAATGTGGAATCTGGGTTGTTGCTGACCACGTTCCGGGACAATTAAAGTGGCATGATTTCAAGCTTCTCCATGCGTCCATGGTGCCTGAGGTTATCCCGGATAGACTCTGGACTTGATCAAGCCATCCGCAACAGGCCCGGCCCGGAAGGTCGCGATCTCGGCCCCCATAAATATTGACTCACAACCATGTGTGATTCGTCGAACCGATGACGCGATGTACCCCCAGATTGGGGTCCAATATGTCGAGTCGGGAAATAATGACTTCGTCATGCAGCGTTCAGACACCGAGATCCAGACGCCGAGGGAAGACCGCATGCCGAGAGCCCGTCCGGATCTTCGTGATTCCATGTCACCCGATCCATGTATGACTTCTAGATGGGAGACTTGCAGAAGCTTATAAGCACCTCTCGAGACTCCTATTTGGCTTTTCCCATCATCACAGTTTCATCACTTCCATCACTTCATTGACAATCACCATCTACTTCTCGATATTTGGACTTACACCAGTCCATTTACCCTCCAACATCTATCAACATGGTTGCTACTATTCGTCAGTACAAGGCTGCTTGTGTGCAAGCTGAGCCTGGATGGCTCAACCTTGAGAAAGCAGTCAAGAAGACTGTTGACTTGATCCTCGAAGCTGGCGAGAAGGATTGCAAGCTTATTGCCTTTCCCGAAGTTTGTAAGTTGCCCATACAACAATCCCTCCTGTGCAATGCTAACAAGTTGTAGGGATTCCTGGGTAGATATTTTCCCCGAAATAACTCCTGACATGGCAAGTACTTAAGCTAATATTCAAATCAAGATTTCCCTATTGGCTGTGGCGTGTGAACTACCAAGATTCGCTGCCCCTCCTCAAGAAGTTTCACCAGAACAGCATGCGGCCCGACTCGGACGAAATGCGACGAATTcgcgaggctgccaaggccgcTAAGATCTACGTCTCGTTGGGTTATTCCGAGCTCGACGGCCATACCATGTACATGGCGCAGATCATCATTGATCCAACCGGAACCGTCATCAACCACCGTCGCAAGATCAAGCCCACCCATGTCGAGAAGCTTGTATTTGGCGAGGGAAGCGGTGACTCTCTTCACGCCGTAGTCGAGACTGAAATTGGCAATCTCGGCCACTTGAACTGCTGGGAAAATGTACGCGTGCCCGTATGCCCACCCAGACAAGCATGCTGACAAGCGTAGATGAACCCCTTCCTCAAGGCACTCAACGCCAGCAAACATGAGGAAATCCACGTAGCCGCATGGCCCGTGTACGGCCCCGGCTCGGCCATCAAGTACCCCGATCCATACACGAACGCGTCCGAAATCCAATCCGACCACGTTACACCCGCGTACGCATACGAGACTGGCGCCTGGACTCTAGCCCCAACCCAGGTTGTCACGCGCGAGGGAGCCCGTCTCGGACTTCCCGTTCGGCTGCAAAACGACGAGGCTGCCCTCGACGGGGAAGCTGATATTATTGGAAACGGCTACTCCAGAGTCTATCGTCCAGACGGATTCCGCGCCGTTGACGACCCGGCCAAGACCTTTGACGGActcgtcattgtcgacatTGACTTGGACGAGAATCTGCTGACCAAGAAGATTGCCGACTTTGTATGTTGAAACTAATGATTCATGTGTCGTAAGAAATGCTAACACAAAGTTGAATAAACAGGGCGGGCACTATATGCGACCGGATCTGATTCGCCTCCTTGTTGACGAGACGCCCAAGACAAATATTGTGGATGCCAACTCTACTGACCCCAAGACGTTCCCTAGCACTTTAGAGCGACTTGGCTTGGCTAAGCCTCTTCCTTCTGCTGAAAACTAGCCTCATTGTCTCCGTGTACATTCACTTCTCCTCTCTTGTTACTATAGACTTGAAAATTGAGTTCTGGCTGTTGCCCACTTTATACTAGTGTTTTTCTCGCTTTCGACGTTTGAATGTGGCAGTGAACTGTCTTTAGCAGATTCGTGAAGATGTATCATCCAACATAAATGAGTTCTTGATTCCTAGTACCACCTGGGGAAACAGGCCTAGTGTTGTACTTGGTCAGGAAATCCCAAGCTCTCGGCTATGTTGATGACTTGTATTTCTCTCTGAAGATCCGAACGCTATAATTATTTAGATCCCGTGACGTTCTCAGGCCAGAACATCATAAGCTTGCTTTTCACAGAATGTATTGCAATTTCTGGCAGTAATCGCTCTAATACTCTATTTATGGTTTACCACAACTCATGTATTATGATGTGTGTTTACACGGTGTTTCTTTTGGTCTGTCACGGTTCTCTGGTTTAGCCACCGCCAGGCACATAGACTTGACGTGACTAGGCTGTACCTGATGGAGTTGTTTACACGAGCATTGAGGTATTAAGAAAGACAAGATTgatatcttaataatataaacAAGGAGTTACTTACGACTTCTTCCCATGACAGATCGAAAAAACCCATCCCCCCTGTCCAAAAAAGATTGCAGATGGCAGGGGCATGAAGCAACGGCAACTAGTGCATTCGGCTAGGACAGGCAATGAAGATTCTGGAATCCGTTGTGGCTATAGTCGATTATTGTTGCTGTATTTTGCACAGAAACCTGTCTACAATATGTCATGTGCATCGAATGTCTTACGCTGGCTCTGTAAAGAAGTAACAGGTCAGTATACAAATTCTTGCTGAACTGAGGAACTTGGCTCCTACATATTGTGAGCCATTGCGTTACTTGCTAGTTCATTCCAATTCTGAAGACGAGTAATACATTTCTGCCATTCATGAAGGTCAAAGACCATTTTTGGCTATGACGCTGGCATGCTTTGTTGAGCCTCCCTTGCTTCTTCATTTCGAATTCGTCTGCAGCGCGAGATCTTGCGCATTTATTGCGAAAGATGTCGGGTACTGCTACGGGAGAATCTATTGCTAAAAGGGTAGAGCAAAGCCTTGCAACGCGGAGATTCAACGTTGGCGCTGCATGTGATCGTAAATTTGAGGAAAGAGTTTGCGCGCCACAGGAACGTACGCCTCCAAAGTCTCGAGTTTCGATTCGACAACTTCATCTACGAGATTCTGCAAGAGAATATTGAACGGCAGCATAATTCCTGCGCGGTAAATTTAACCAGTCATGGAACAAGCCCAGCAGAGCCAGCCAGACGCCTTGGCCGCACGCATCTACCTGGGTTCGACCCTCGATTCTGCTGCGCTTCGATAACGCTGACTTTTGGGTGTAGGTAACCTCCCGTATACGGCCAAACCCTACGACATTGAGGAATTGCTCGCCGCCAATGGCTTCGACCATTTTCAAAAGATCCATATATCCATAGACCCCGTCAGTGGGCGAAACCCCGGCTACTGCTTCGTCGACTTCCCCGACCGCGACACTGCCGGCCATGCCCTTGCCTCCTTGAGCGCAACCATCAGCGGACGGCCTATCAAGGTCGGCCCCTGCGACCCCAAGAAGCAGCGCGATCGAGGCGGGAACCACGAGGCCGACTCTTCTTCCCGGCGATGGGGCGATTGGAGCACCCAATCCAGCGATGGCGGGATTGCCACTGGGCGATTCGACACCAAGGGCGCCGAACAGGGTCCCTACTGGGCAGTGGATCATTTTGAAAACATGGTAGAGAGCCTCGAGGGGCGGAGGCTCTACGTCGGCGGGTTGGGGAAGATGGTTGACCAAGCTCAACACAACCGAGAAATCACGGAGCTCTTCTCCGACTTCACCCCGTGTGTGGAAACCTCTCATTCTTATACTGCATCGTGCCTTTACTAATTGCCAGGTATATACTAGGACGGCGATTGGCAAACGAATCACGCCGTATGAAAGGACGAGATTCATGCCAGGCAACCACCACTACTGCTTCGTCGACTTCGAAACCAGGGAGCAGGCGAACGCAGCGAAGAAGGCCCTACACACCAGGACCATTCCGGGGGGCAGGCTGAAGGTTTCGGTGGCCGGTGGCATACCGAACAAGCTGGCAAATCCCGACACGGGTGTCAGATACGGTCGGAGTGTGTACGATGGTTCCCGTTCAGGAAACACGGCGCCTTCGAATAGGGCCGCAGCATCCACTGACTGGCGCAGGAGAGATGACGAGTAACTGGGCCGTGAAGTGTCACTTTTTTTCGTATAAGCATATTTGCGGGCGTCGAGAATATAGCAACCGTCCGCTTTGTTTGACTCAGCAAACCCACCAACCGACCTACCCTGAATCACAGCTCACGGAAAATTAAGACATTCATATCAACAACGGCAGCTGCCTAAACTGACAAATGGCTCATTTTGTGTATAAAACACTGCACGGGACCAGCTCTCAATGGAGTGCTCACTCCTCAAATAACTCTCACTTTAAATTGATACAATTCACTGTCGGCGACAATAGCCAATCAAGTGCACCTGCAGGCACCTGGGGATGAGGCCTGGCTGGTCCGAGCAGCGGCGAGCACCACGACAGACCGCCTTAATCATGACTCTGGGCGACATGTGGAGATATTCCGACTCAAATGCTCGCAAGAACGGAATCAGCCTAAAGCGTGGGCTGCTTTTAATCGCTAGCTATGGCTGGAATACCCTGGGCTCAGCAGGCCGTCGACCGCTTTTTTGAAGGGCGCTATCCCACCCAGTTTCAGTGCGATCAAATAGCGAaatccatcaattgatttcGGGCGCTTCGAATCTTGGCGCTGTTGACACGCCGGGCTCGATGAGTTATAATGTTGTCTGCACGGGTCGCCGTGCAGGGAAGCCAGACGTTGTGGTATCCTTCCGAGAGCCAGAAGCCAACCTCGACAAAAGCATGTGCCAGTTCGCAAAGGCCATCCACGGCTACCTCGTGCCCCGGATATCTCACGCTGGCATAGTCGATGGTGCAGATCCGCCACTCACCATCTACACCATGCCGTACCTGCAGGGAATCTCGTGTCTTGATGCTCTTACTTGTCAGGTGGAGATGGGTGAAGTAGCCGAGGCCAGGCATACTTGCTTCATTCCATGTCGCCACCTTGCCAGGTAGGGAGAACAGCGATGCCCGTTTGCTAGGTTGGCGCTGAAGTGCCTGCCACGATTGCTCACATTTGTTAGGTATTTCGCTCGATGTTTGTCCAAGCCGCTGCATACGACCACAGAAGCACAAACAGAGACTCTAGATGGAATTCAACGCAGACTCGCTTTAGTACGATCCTCGTCATTATCCATTTTCGAAACCCCGTCATGGTGGGAATTGGAGCGCAGCCTCCCTGCTCTCTTTGCGCGGCATTATCCACAAGTTCTTACGCATGGTGATCTCTCTAGGACGAACATCTTGGTTGATGAGGACACCTACGAAATCACGGGTATTGTCGATTGGTCTCTTGCATCGATACTGCCTTTCGGCATGGACTTGGACTGCCTGTTTCTGACGACGGGATACATGGATCGCCATGGGTGGC harbors:
- the Cht gene encoding Cyanide hydratase — translated: MVATIRQYKAACVQAEPGWLNLEKAVKKTVDLILEAGEKDCKLIAFPEVWIPGFPYWLWRVNYQDSLPLLKKFHQNSMRPDSDEMRRIREAAKAAKIYVSLGYSELDGHTMYMAQIIIDPTGTVINHRRKIKPTHVEKLVFGEGSGDSLHAVVETEIGNLGHLNCWENMNPFLKALNASKHEEIHVAAWPVYGPGSAIKYPDPYTNASEIQSDHVTPAYAYETGAWTLAPTQVVTREGARLGLPVRLQNDEAALDGEADIIGNGYSRVYRPDGFRAVDDPAKTFDGLVIVDIDLDENLLTKKIADFGGHYMRPDLIRLLVDETPKTNIVDANSTDPKTFPSTLERLGLAKPLPSAEN